In Mytilus edulis chromosome 7, xbMytEdul2.2, whole genome shotgun sequence, a single genomic region encodes these proteins:
- the LOC139530035 gene encoding uncharacterized protein: MSDPIFISFIGEKYVGKSSIVDFYGSKHYNPELYATTGVETHIMKNTFTGELNVHVLDMAGETNEATIIALCVTCDVIVLVYDKTYRQSFRKIDDFHNIIIQHIYPEKSVVVLLGNKADDTNREKVNTDEGYNKHKYLKTDLFIETSAMTGYNINELFQKMEEEVKKKQERNVEVFPKEDTDYLIEPRIQTYICPCLCRCICPSCRCCDCTLV; encoded by the exons ATGAGTGATCctatatttatcagttttattgGAGAGAAATATGTAGGAAAGAGCTCTATTGTTGATTTCTATGGTTCGAAACATTACAATCCTGAATTGTATGCAACTACGGGAGTGGAGACCCATATCATGAAAAACACATTTACTGGAGAGTTAAATGTTCATGTTCTTGACATGGCAGGGGAAACAAACGA GGCGACAATTATAGCGTTATGTGTCACATGTGACGTAATTGTTCTTGTTTATGACAAGACGTATAGACAAAGTTTCAGGAAGATTGACGATTTCCACAACATCATCATACAACATATATATCCAGAGAAATCAGTTGTTGTACTATTGGGAAACAAAGCAGATGACACAAACAGAGAAAAGGTGAATACAGACGAAGGTTATAATAAACACAAATATCTGAAGACAGACTTGTTCATAGAAACATCAGCAATGACAGGATACAACATAAATGAGCTTTTCCAAAAAATGGAGGAAGAAGTTAAAAAGAAGCAGGAAAGGAACGTAGAAGTTTTCCCGAAAGAGGACACTGATTATTTGATTGAGCCTCGAATTCAAACTTATATTTGCCCTTGTTTATGTAGATGCATTTGTCCATCATGCCGTTGTTGTGACTGTACATTAGTGTAG